From a single Stackebrandtia endophytica genomic region:
- a CDS encoding TetR/AcrR family transcriptional regulator produces MTQRLTRQEQQERTRQRLLDAAGAVFMRSGYLAASVDRIAAEAGYTRGAVYKNFGGKEGLWLAIVEHQQCDHLAAVAEAFAAVDSRADLIAALVEITAESTREPASRWSVASLEFLAASIGRPEVAAPLYRRLDTQVGELLGATMKRLGIPSALPMPDLVAGLVSLGSGLSMRRLVDPGLDVAGIAEATIAGLLPEVTT; encoded by the coding sequence ATGACTCAACGGTTGACCCGGCAGGAGCAGCAGGAACGCACGCGCCAACGGCTGCTGGACGCGGCCGGTGCGGTGTTCATGCGGTCGGGGTACCTGGCGGCGTCGGTCGACCGGATCGCCGCCGAGGCCGGCTACACGCGGGGCGCGGTCTACAAGAACTTCGGCGGGAAGGAGGGGCTGTGGCTGGCGATCGTGGAACACCAACAGTGCGACCACCTCGCGGCGGTGGCCGAGGCCTTCGCAGCGGTGGATTCGCGAGCCGATCTGATCGCCGCCCTGGTCGAGATCACCGCGGAGAGCACCCGGGAACCCGCTTCCCGCTGGAGCGTGGCCAGCCTGGAATTCCTCGCCGCCTCGATCGGACGCCCCGAGGTCGCCGCACCGCTGTACCGACGACTGGACACCCAGGTGGGGGAGTTGTTGGGCGCCACCATGAAGCGGCTGGGTATACCCTCCGCACTCCCGATGCCGGACCTGGTCGCGGGACTGGTGTCACTAGGCAGCGGTCTGAGCATGCGACGACTGGTCGACCCCGGCCTCGACGTCGCAGGCATCGCCGAGGCGACCATCGCGGGACTCCTGCCGGAGGTGACGACATGA
- the secA2 gene encoding accessory Sec system translocase SecA2 has translation MTNLFGRTLWRILARSEVARQQHFATIVADAARRDVSEVDPAGVAAPLRSGEPTAQELATWCALVRAAARRGTGMEPYDEQFLGALHLLDGDIVEMATGEGKTLSGALAAIGYVHRGRRVHVITINDYLARRDATWMGPVFDELGVTVGWIEEQSTPEKRRRAYSCQVTYVSISEVGFDMLRDRQALDPGDRVLPELDVALIDEVDAVLVDEARLPLVLAGADDDALGDDRVARIVEQLTEGEHYEVDTDRNQTHLTDAGADVVAERLGGIDLYSTEHVGGVLATVNLALHARALLHRDVHYLVTEHGIEPVSASRGRVAERQRWPDGLHAALEAKEGLAHSASSNIVDSVTVKGVVERYRSRCGMTGTALSAADTLRELYSLEVTVIPPHRPLRRVDEPDRLYATGRHRDDAVLAEIAAHHATGRPILAVTGDVAECEDLGRRLADAGLRCSVLNARNPHREAEIIAEAGREGAITVSTQLAGRGVDIRLGGSDESGRDRVAELGGLYVLGTRHQPSRRLDDQVRGRAGRQGDPGGSVFFVSLDDELLQRHAVIPSATTVEPDGRVLPANHRGPFARLRHRPGRTASRPSAGSDRGAPARQPGPEHRFIERALLTREGVDHEVRSLTEKYHRPIDHQRDIVGRHRDRLLTTDAADRLLRERRPAAHAQVSADRGQAETERLCRHIVLSTLDEHWRGRLADVAELREGIHLRALGRYTPLTEYLRDTLAAFDGFLDRVHHDAAATFEKYAAEGAPADRPPVVRPSATWTYLMQDNPFGSELDRVLRFLGM, from the coding sequence ATGACCAACCTGTTCGGACGGACACTGTGGAGAATTCTGGCGAGGTCCGAAGTCGCCAGACAGCAGCACTTCGCCACCATCGTCGCCGACGCGGCCCGGCGGGATGTGTCCGAAGTCGACCCGGCCGGGGTCGCCGCCCCGTTGCGATCCGGCGAGCCCACGGCGCAGGAACTGGCGACCTGGTGCGCCCTCGTCCGTGCCGCGGCGCGACGGGGAACCGGAATGGAACCGTACGACGAGCAGTTCCTTGGCGCCCTCCACCTGTTGGACGGCGACATCGTCGAGATGGCCACCGGTGAGGGAAAGACCCTCTCCGGTGCGTTGGCGGCCATCGGATACGTCCATCGAGGGCGCCGGGTACACGTGATCACCATCAACGACTATCTGGCGAGGCGCGACGCGACCTGGATGGGACCGGTCTTCGACGAACTCGGCGTCACGGTCGGGTGGATCGAAGAACAGTCCACACCGGAAAAACGCCGTCGGGCCTATTCATGCCAGGTCACCTACGTCTCGATCTCCGAGGTCGGGTTCGACATGCTGCGAGATCGGCAGGCACTGGACCCCGGCGATCGGGTCCTTCCCGAACTCGATGTCGCCTTGATCGACGAGGTCGACGCGGTGCTGGTCGACGAGGCACGGCTACCGCTGGTCCTGGCCGGCGCCGACGACGACGCGCTCGGCGACGATCGGGTGGCACGGATCGTCGAGCAGCTTACCGAGGGCGAACACTACGAAGTGGATACCGATCGCAACCAGACACACCTCACCGACGCCGGAGCGGATGTCGTCGCCGAACGGTTGGGTGGCATCGACCTGTACTCGACCGAGCACGTCGGCGGCGTGTTGGCAACCGTCAACCTGGCGTTGCACGCGCGGGCACTACTACACCGGGACGTCCACTACCTCGTGACCGAACACGGCATCGAACCGGTGAGCGCCAGCCGGGGCAGGGTCGCCGAACGGCAGCGCTGGCCCGACGGACTACACGCGGCACTGGAAGCCAAGGAGGGTCTGGCGCACAGCGCAAGCAGCAACATAGTGGACAGTGTGACGGTCAAAGGCGTCGTCGAGCGGTATCGCAGCCGGTGCGGCATGACCGGTACCGCACTGTCGGCGGCCGACACCCTGCGGGAGCTGTACTCGCTGGAGGTCACCGTGATCCCGCCGCATCGACCGCTCCGCCGCGTCGACGAACCGGATCGGCTCTACGCCACCGGGAGGCACCGCGACGATGCGGTCCTCGCCGAGATCGCCGCCCACCACGCGACGGGCCGTCCCATCCTGGCGGTCACCGGTGACGTCGCCGAATGCGAGGACCTGGGGCGGCGCCTGGCCGACGCCGGCCTGCGGTGCTCGGTACTGAACGCGCGCAATCCCCATCGGGAGGCCGAGATCATCGCCGAGGCCGGGCGGGAGGGCGCCATCACCGTCTCGACGCAGCTGGCCGGGCGCGGCGTCGACATCCGGTTGGGCGGTTCCGACGAGAGCGGCCGCGATCGCGTCGCCGAACTCGGTGGGCTGTACGTGCTGGGGACACGGCACCAACCCAGCAGGCGCCTGGACGACCAGGTGCGAGGCCGGGCCGGTCGTCAGGGTGACCCCGGCGGTTCGGTGTTCTTCGTCAGTCTCGACGACGAACTACTGCAACGTCACGCCGTGATCCCGTCAGCGACGACCGTCGAACCCGATGGCCGGGTGCTCCCGGCGAATCACCGCGGCCCGTTCGCTCGACTGCGGCACCGGCCCGGCAGGACGGCGTCGCGCCCGTCGGCCGGGAGCGACCGGGGAGCACCCGCCCGGCAGCCCGGTCCGGAACATCGCTTCATCGAGCGGGCGCTGCTCACCAGGGAGGGCGTCGATCATGAGGTCCGGTCCCTCACCGAGAAGTACCACCGCCCCATCGACCACCAGCGCGACATCGTGGGCCGACACCGCGACCGGCTGCTGACCACCGACGCGGCCGACCGATTGCTGCGGGAACGCCGCCCGGCCGCTCACGCCCAGGTGTCGGCTGACCGAGGCCAGGCCGAGACCGAGCGGCTGTGCCGCCACATAGTTCTGTCGACATTGGATGAACACTGGCGTGGGCGCCTCGCCGACGTCGCCGAACTGCGCGAGGGCATCCACCTGCGGGCGCTCGGACGGTATACCCCGCTGACGGAGTACCTGCGCGACACCCTCGCCGCCTTCGACGGATTCCTCGACCGCGTCCACCACGACGCGGCGGCCACCTTCGAGAAGTACGCCGCCGAGGGCGCACCAGCCGACCGACCACCCGTCGTCCGGCCCTCGGCCACCTGGACCTATCTCATGCAGGACAACCCGTTCGGCAGCGAACTGGACCGCGTGCTGCGATTCCTCGGCATGTGA
- a CDS encoding sugar phosphate nucleotidyltransferase, translated as MRGVVLAAGQGQRLRPDTDDLPKTLLPVDGETTILDIALRNLAKAGVTDASVVVGYAAHAIEARVEDMSRRHHLDIRLIHNDRVDWNNAYSLWHARDVYADGALLVNGDTVHPDSVEKVLLSAEPQGILLATDDVKQLTDEAMKLQCDADRVVNLVTKQMPVETAFGEYIGVARIDPSIAGDLTAALETTFKRDPNLYYEDAFQLLAGRDGDTAGRLHAIPIGDTEWVEVDDHTDLARAREIACRC; from the coding sequence GTGCGTGGTGTGGTACTGGCCGCTGGACAGGGACAACGGCTGAGGCCGGACACCGACGACCTCCCCAAGACACTGCTGCCGGTCGACGGCGAGACCACCATCCTCGACATCGCGTTGCGCAACCTCGCGAAAGCCGGGGTCACCGACGCCTCCGTCGTCGTGGGGTACGCCGCACATGCGATCGAAGCCCGTGTCGAGGACATGTCGCGGCGTCACCACCTCGACATCCGTCTCATCCACAACGACCGCGTCGACTGGAACAACGCCTACTCGCTGTGGCACGCCCGCGACGTGTACGCCGACGGCGCACTGCTGGTCAACGGTGACACCGTGCACCCCGACTCGGTGGAGAAGGTACTGCTGTCGGCCGAACCGCAGGGAATCCTGCTGGCCACCGATGACGTCAAACAGCTCACCGACGAGGCGATGAAACTCCAGTGCGACGCCGACCGCGTCGTCAACCTGGTCACCAAACAGATGCCCGTCGAGACCGCCTTCGGCGAGTACATCGGCGTCGCCCGCATCGACCCCTCGATCGCCGGCGACCTCACCGCCGCGTTGGAAACCACCTTCAAACGCGACCCGAACCTGTACTACGAGGACGCGTTCCAACTGCTGGCCGGCCGCGACGGCGACACCGCAGGCCGCCTCCACGCCATCCCGATCGGCGACACCGAGTGGGTCGAGGTCGACGACCACACCGACCTCGCGCGGGCGAGGGAGATCGCATGCCGCTGCTAG
- a CDS encoding iron-containing alcohol dehydrogenase family protein encodes MPLLARTVPSPLVVEVHPGAVAHLGDLLADGRISSGGEVAVVVGPGIGKEAAEQARKGLSQAEIITISAGTHSDALALADKLKSRNFDAVIGIGGGRLIDTVKYASFRQGLPMVSVATSLANDGIASPVASLDRDGHSISYGAHIPIAVIVDLDFVRRAPIRQLRSGVGDAIANLCATADWQLSHIATGEAIDGLAIAASRSGAEAVLRHPGELTDDDFLSTLANAHILGGTAMAIAGTSLPCSGACHEIAHALEEHHPGAATHGEQAGIGGLFATYLRGDLPLFAEMAATMKRHALPRTPSDIGLTVDQFATAVAYAPRTRPGRYTILEHLDLDVSALRARITDFVDDLT; translated from the coding sequence ATGCCGCTGCTAGCCCGGACCGTACCCAGCCCGCTGGTCGTCGAGGTCCACCCCGGCGCGGTCGCTCACCTGGGCGACCTCCTCGCCGACGGGCGGATCTCCTCCGGAGGCGAGGTCGCGGTGGTGGTCGGTCCCGGCATCGGCAAGGAAGCCGCCGAACAGGCCCGCAAAGGGCTCAGCCAGGCCGAGATCATCACGATCAGCGCGGGAACCCACTCCGACGCCCTCGCCCTGGCCGACAAGCTCAAAAGCCGCAACTTCGACGCGGTGATCGGCATCGGCGGTGGCCGACTCATCGACACCGTCAAATACGCCTCGTTCCGGCAGGGACTTCCCATGGTCTCGGTGGCGACCAGCCTCGCCAACGACGGCATCGCCTCACCGGTGGCCTCGCTCGACCGTGACGGGCACTCCATCTCCTACGGCGCCCACATTCCGATCGCCGTGATCGTCGACCTCGACTTCGTGCGTCGTGCCCCGATCCGGCAACTGCGCTCCGGCGTCGGCGACGCCATCGCCAACCTGTGCGCCACCGCCGACTGGCAGCTCAGCCACATCGCCACCGGTGAAGCCATCGACGGACTGGCCATCGCGGCCTCCCGCAGCGGCGCCGAGGCGGTACTGCGACACCCCGGTGAACTCACCGACGACGACTTCCTCAGCACCCTCGCCAACGCGCACATCCTGGGAGGCACCGCGATGGCCATCGCCGGAACCTCCCTGCCGTGCAGTGGCGCATGCCATGAGATCGCACACGCGCTGGAGGAACACCACCCGGGAGCCGCCACCCACGGCGAACAAGCCGGCATCGGCGGCCTGTTCGCCACATACCTGCGCGGTGACCTGCCGCTGTTCGCCGAGATGGCCGCGACCATGAAGCGGCATGCCCTGCCCCGCACGCCATCCGACATAGGGCTTACTGTGGATCAGTTCGCCACCGCGGTCGCATACGCACCGCGGACCAGGCCCGGTAGGTACACCATCTTGGAGCACCTAGATCTTGACGTTTCCGCTTTGCGCGCAAGGATTACGGATTTCGTAGATGACCTCACCTAG
- a CDS encoding ABC transporter permease, whose translation MTSPSTAPPAPVAPPKRIFPKTTGLTALWRHRQSLSVLVRRDLAVKYQATVMGYLWSLIEPLGLAAIYWFIFGVLYDRAGLDGIEYPLYIVSGIFAWMWASSAMTESSTSLTSQSTLITTMRVPREVFPVARVFARFAEFLAGIPILLLFVVLFDGQVGWHTFNMLLAIVLQFMILTGLSFILASVNVLYRDVQRFMRLVMRCLFYGSPIIYPLSKVMDNPNVPEWAQILYQCNPFVGIMQLHRSAWIPEITASWFQLGISVGFSVFLLFFGRWLFYKLEPAVLKEL comes from the coding sequence ATGACCTCACCTAGTACCGCACCACCCGCACCCGTCGCCCCGCCTAAGCGGATCTTCCCCAAAACGACCGGTTTGACCGCGTTGTGGCGGCACCGGCAGTCGTTGTCGGTGCTGGTGCGCCGCGACCTCGCCGTGAAATACCAGGCCACCGTCATGGGGTATCTGTGGTCGCTGATCGAGCCGTTGGGCTTGGCGGCGATCTACTGGTTCATCTTCGGAGTTCTCTACGATCGAGCGGGTCTGGACGGCATCGAGTACCCGCTCTACATCGTCAGCGGTATCTTCGCCTGGATGTGGGCCAGTTCGGCCATGACCGAGTCCAGCACCTCGTTGACCTCGCAGTCGACCCTGATCACCACGATGCGCGTACCGCGCGAGGTGTTCCCGGTCGCGCGGGTCTTCGCCCGATTCGCCGAGTTCCTGGCCGGGATCCCGATCCTGCTGTTGTTCGTGGTGCTGTTCGACGGACAAGTCGGCTGGCATACCTTCAACATGCTGTTGGCGATCGTCCTGCAGTTCATGATCCTCACCGGGCTGTCGTTCATCCTCGCCTCGGTCAACGTGCTGTACCGCGACGTGCAGCGGTTCATGCGACTGGTGATGCGCTGCCTGTTCTACGGCAGCCCCATCATCTACCCGCTTTCGAAGGTCATGGACAACCCGAACGTTCCCGAATGGGCGCAGATCCTGTACCAGTGCAACCCGTTCGTGGGCATCATGCAGCTGCACCGCTCGGCGTGGATCCCCGAGATCACCGCGAGCTGGTTCCAACTGGGCATCTCAGTCGGATTCAGCGTCTTCCTGCTGTTCTTCGGCCGTTGGCTGTTCTACAAACTGGAACCAGCGGTGCTCAAGGAGCTGTAG
- a CDS encoding UDP-glucose/GDP-mannose dehydrogenase family protein yields the protein MTFLGVGPLGGTYAACYAELGYEVLGYDVDEGRVAKFNAGELPFYERGLDELLTKNLANGRLRFTTDIREVAEFGDVHFLCVGTPSRPDSHSADLSYLESCVTTLAPHLDRRCILVGKSTVPVGTSSWVQQLLDEHSPADVEVEVAWSPEFLQESNAVQDVMRPNRVVLAAQSDWAQQLLQAAHKGVYELAAQEDRDVPLVVTDFATAELVKVASNAFLSTKISYINAMADLCEVAGGDVAALARAMGHDDRIGNKFLRAGIGFGGGCLPKDLRALASRAQELGVGESLRFLAEVDEVNTRRRTKAVKLAAELCGRQVGPAGPRLDGLNITVLGATFKPDTDDIRDSPALDIAARLRNAGASVTVYDPKGMDNARVAQPNLTYVKPLSEAVEGADLICLLTPWEEFRHLDPAALADLVSHRRILDGMNALDPQLWRNAGWTYQGMGRGN from the coding sequence CTGACATTCCTGGGCGTGGGACCACTGGGCGGCACCTACGCCGCCTGTTACGCCGAACTGGGTTACGAGGTCCTCGGTTACGACGTCGACGAGGGCCGTGTCGCCAAGTTCAACGCCGGTGAACTCCCGTTCTACGAGCGCGGGCTCGACGAACTGCTCACCAAGAACCTCGCCAACGGTCGGCTGCGGTTCACCACCGACATCCGCGAGGTCGCCGAGTTCGGTGACGTCCACTTCCTGTGCGTCGGCACCCCGTCACGTCCCGACTCCCACTCCGCGGACCTGTCGTACCTGGAATCCTGTGTCACCACGCTGGCACCGCACCTCGACCGGCGGTGCATCCTGGTCGGCAAGTCCACCGTCCCGGTCGGCACCTCCTCGTGGGTGCAGCAACTGCTCGACGAGCATTCACCGGCCGACGTGGAGGTCGAGGTCGCCTGGAGCCCCGAGTTCCTGCAGGAGTCCAACGCGGTTCAGGACGTGATGCGCCCCAACCGGGTCGTGCTCGCCGCTCAGAGCGACTGGGCGCAGCAGCTGCTGCAGGCCGCCCACAAGGGCGTCTACGAGCTGGCCGCCCAAGAGGATCGTGACGTACCGCTGGTCGTCACCGACTTCGCCACCGCGGAACTGGTCAAGGTCGCCTCCAACGCGTTCCTGTCCACCAAGATCTCCTACATCAACGCCATGGCGGACCTGTGCGAGGTCGCCGGCGGTGACGTCGCGGCGTTGGCCCGGGCCATGGGCCACGACGACCGCATCGGGAACAAGTTCCTGCGCGCCGGTATCGGCTTCGGCGGTGGTTGCCTTCCCAAAGATCTGCGCGCCTTGGCATCCCGGGCACAGGAGCTCGGTGTCGGCGAGTCGCTGCGGTTCCTCGCCGAGGTCGACGAGGTCAACACCCGTCGCCGGACTAAGGCCGTGAAACTGGCCGCCGAACTGTGCGGACGCCAGGTCGGCCCGGCCGGGCCGCGCCTGGACGGACTCAACATCACCGTCCTGGGCGCCACATTCAAACCCGACACCGACGACATCCGGGACTCCCCGGCCCTCGACATCGCCGCTCGGCTGCGCAACGCCGGAGCCTCGGTGACCGTCTACGACCCCAAGGGCATGGACAACGCCCGGGTCGCGCAGCCCAACCTCACCTATGTGAAGCCGCTGAGCGAAGCCGTCGAAGGCGCCGACCTGATCTGCCTGCTCACCCCCTGGGAGGAGTTCCGGCACCTCGACCCGGCCGCCCTGGCGGATCTGGTCAGCCACCGACGCATCCTCGACGGCATGAACGCCTTGGACCCCCAGCTGTGGCGCAACGCCGGCTGGACCTACCAGGGCATGGGCCGAGGGAACTAG
- a CDS encoding PIG-L family deacetylase: MTYSSHPHPEPDNSIRLARRPLLLGALGSAAAVALAGCTDRAESAQPPDAPAGHATHLQIIAHPDDDFYFFNLDLARSLQDGHRIITVCLSAGEADGKNLARKEAAWESTPTDYAGYAAARFTGARRTYAQMATGDVDAEWEREAYPVSNYLRVEKATLVANPNVILLYFSLLENGKHSGHGGDRRLNNLWNGTAGDLPTLPLTGGKVSEVATLSRDDLIDSLVQLLDEFQPDVVRIMDADPDPQLHDNDHPQFAEQDGYSDHIDHTGAAWFAAGALERWLPQNQQAHTRVIGYRGYYNQRWPRNLSPDARQEKGRYLDTYAWADERDCGDPVGCGDSKLPADGVGKRYGSSTIHRHQGADPSLVLGHDGRIHAASVVSGQLNMYSGDPTTRSLWKRAQFPRELPLLPYTSATVDQDGQILIAGIEYHIGDNPSSHVRNVVLAEIDPTTPDDVRWHDLGNPAAAGSEAVRDVGGPQVLVSSDGIRMVFCRNHGKGLSARMELEHGQWTGWIDLGGENTQDGLTAIVDHADDSIRLFAAASDGIRMWHVVSQDEHSTELLTIDPPAGPVTAVSDRNGRIILLARQAGTSAIVMYQRPGSNEEWLRSPVILGGNGGIDQVSAMVMRPWETTVAILHRDDEARSSFAVVNYADLRPGTAVTQPDWAQSGPQQQRQPTMVLDRSGRVFSMAVGMDGSVYATHQAQAGTGNLGRWAQLPLR, translated from the coding sequence ATGACATATTCGAGCCACCCGCACCCGGAACCGGATAACTCAATCCGGCTGGCTCGGCGCCCACTGTTGTTGGGCGCGTTGGGAAGTGCCGCTGCGGTGGCGTTGGCCGGCTGCACCGACCGCGCCGAATCGGCGCAGCCGCCGGACGCGCCGGCCGGGCACGCCACGCACCTGCAGATCATCGCTCACCCCGATGACGACTTCTACTTCTTCAACCTGGACCTGGCACGGTCGCTCCAAGATGGACACCGCATCATCACGGTGTGCCTGTCCGCCGGCGAGGCCGACGGAAAGAATCTGGCCCGCAAGGAGGCCGCGTGGGAGTCGACCCCCACCGACTACGCCGGGTACGCCGCAGCGCGGTTCACCGGTGCCCGCCGGACCTACGCCCAGATGGCCACCGGGGACGTCGACGCCGAATGGGAACGTGAGGCGTATCCCGTCTCCAACTACCTACGGGTGGAGAAGGCGACGCTGGTCGCGAACCCGAACGTCATCCTGCTGTACTTCTCCCTACTGGAGAACGGGAAACACTCCGGGCACGGCGGCGATCGGCGGTTGAACAACCTGTGGAACGGGACCGCCGGCGACCTGCCGACCCTGCCGTTGACCGGCGGGAAGGTCAGTGAGGTCGCGACGTTGAGTCGTGACGACCTGATCGACAGCCTGGTGCAGTTGCTGGACGAGTTTCAACCCGACGTGGTGCGCATCATGGACGCCGATCCGGATCCGCAGCTGCACGACAACGACCATCCGCAGTTCGCGGAACAGGACGGCTACTCCGACCACATCGACCACACCGGTGCGGCATGGTTCGCCGCCGGAGCGTTGGAACGGTGGCTGCCTCAGAACCAGCAGGCTCACACCAGGGTCATCGGTTACCGCGGGTATTACAACCAGCGGTGGCCCAGGAACCTGAGTCCCGATGCGCGGCAGGAGAAGGGCCGCTATCTCGACACCTACGCGTGGGCGGATGAACGCGACTGCGGTGACCCGGTGGGGTGCGGCGACAGCAAACTGCCCGCCGACGGCGTGGGAAAACGGTACGGCAGCAGCACGATCCATCGGCATCAGGGCGCCGACCCGTCACTGGTCCTGGGCCACGATGGACGCATTCACGCCGCATCCGTCGTGAGCGGACAGTTGAATATGTACTCCGGTGATCCCACCACCAGGAGCCTGTGGAAGCGAGCACAGTTCCCTCGCGAACTCCCGTTGCTGCCCTATACGAGTGCAACGGTCGATCAAGACGGACAGATCCTGATCGCCGGGATCGAATACCACATCGGAGACAATCCGTCATCCCATGTGCGCAACGTCGTGCTGGCAGAGATCGACCCCACCACGCCCGACGACGTCCGGTGGCACGATCTCGGCAACCCGGCCGCCGCCGGATCCGAGGCGGTTCGCGATGTCGGGGGGCCGCAGGTACTGGTCTCCTCCGACGGGATTCGGATGGTGTTCTGCCGCAACCACGGCAAGGGCCTATCGGCCCGGATGGAACTCGAACACGGACAGTGGACCGGTTGGATCGACCTCGGTGGTGAGAACACACAAGACGGTCTGACCGCGATCGTCGATCACGCCGACGACTCGATCCGGCTGTTCGCCGCCGCCTCCGACGGCATCCGCATGTGGCACGTGGTGAGTCAGGATGAGCACTCGACCGAACTGTTGACCATCGACCCCCCGGCGGGGCCGGTCACGGCGGTGTCCGACCGCAACGGCCGGATCATTCTGTTGGCCCGGCAGGCCGGTACCTCCGCGATCGTGATGTATCAGCGTCCCGGCTCCAACGAGGAGTGGCTGAGGTCGCCGGTGATCCTGGGGGGCAACGGGGGAATCGACCAGGTGTCGGCCATGGTGATGCGGCCGTGGGAGACCACGGTGGCGATTCTGCATCGAGACGACGAGGCACGCAGCAGTTTCGCCGTCGTGAACTATGCCGATCTGCGGCCGGGCACGGCGGTCACCCAACCCGACTGGGCGCAATCGGGTCCCCAGCAGCAACGTCAGCCGACGATGGTGCTGGATCGCAGCGGTCGAGTCTTCAGCATGGCCGTCGGCATGGACGGTTCGGTCTATGCAACCCACCAGGCCCAGGCGGGCACCGGCAATTTGGGACGTTGGGCTCAGTTGCCGCTGCGGTAA